The nucleotide sequence CTATGTAAAAATGAAAATAGGCCGCGAGCCGGAAAAGGATGTGGCGCGGGCCAGAGCCGCCAGGGAAGCCATTGGCGACAAAGCTACCCTTTTCGTCGATGCCAACGGGGCTTACTCCGTGAAAGAAGCCATCGAAAAAGCGCATCAGTTCGATGCGCTGGGTGTAACCTGGTTCGAGGAGCCCGTTTCGTCTGATGACCTGGCGGGATTGCAATTTATTCGTCAGCATGCACCCCGCGCTATGAATATTGCGGCTGGTGAGTACGGCTTTAACCTGAGCTACTTTGAGCGTATGCTGGATGCGGGTACCGTGGATGTGTTGCAGGCCGACGCCACCCGATGTGGGGGCATCACTGGCTTTCTGCAAGCAGCCACCATCTGCCAGGCGCATCATGTACCTTTTTCTTCCCATTGTGCTCCGGCCTTGCACCTGCACCCGGCTATGTCGCTGCCCAATTTTTACATAGCCGAATATTTCTACGACCACGTCCGGATCGAGAAAATATTCTTCGACGGGGTAGCCGAACCCAAAAATGGAGTACTAACGCCTGACCTTTCCCGATCTGGATTAGGGCTCGAGTTTAAAAGAAAAGACGCCGAGAGGTTTGAGATTTGAATTTTGAGATATGAAAAATGAACAGCAAGAAGAAACCTTTACCCTGCCACCGGTAGAATACGAAAAAAAATACACCCACTATGAGGGGATGATCACCGTGAGGGCAAAAGGCGGTCCCAATCCCGACCAGCCGGACTACGCCCAGGAACTGGCCGCCGAATTGTGCAAATCAATAAAAGGCGAGGTACGTTTTGACGCCGGCAGCCGGGCTACCTACTCGACCGATGCCTCCAATTACCGGCAGGTACCTATCGGCGTTGTACTTCCCCGGGACGAGCAGGATGTGCTGGAAATAGTTCGTCTTTGCCATCAGTACGGCGCACCTATTACCTCACGGGGTGGAGGTACCAGCCTGGCCGGGCAGACTTGCAACGTGGCAGTGATTCTGGATTTTTCCAAATATATGGATAAGGTACTGCGCATCGACCCTGAGACCCGAACGGCGGTCGTGCAGCCGGGCTGTATTCTGGATACGCTACGGTCTGAGACTGAGGAAAAATATAACCTCACCTACGGCCCCGATCCCGCTACGCACATGTACAACACGCTGGGGGGCATGATTGGGAATAATTCCTGCGGAATACATTCCGTGATGGCCGAATTCTACGGACACGGTCCGCTGACGGTGCATCAGGTGGAATCGCTTGATATCGTGACCTACGACGGGGTACGGATGACCGTTGGGGCTACCTCCGAGGAAGAATTATACAAAATAATCGCCGAGGGCGGACGGCTGGGCGAGATCTACGCGGGTCTCAAAGCCATCCGCGACCGCTACGCCAAACTGATCCGGGAAAAATTCCCCCAGATTCCGCGTCGGGTGTCGGGTTTCAATCTGGATTTCCTGCTGCCCGAACACGATTTCAACGTGGCCCAGGCCCTGGTTGGGTCGGAAGGTACCTGCGTCGTAATTCTGTCGGCTAAGGTAAAATTGCAGCATTATATTAAAGAACGGGTACTGGTGGTGTTAGGGTACCCCAGTGCCTACGAAGCGGGCGACCACGTACCCGAGATCATGCAGCACAAACCTACCGGTTGCGAAGGCATCGACCATAAGCTGATCGGCTACATGGAGCAGAAGGGGATGCATCCCAAAGATATTCAGATGTTGCCGGAGGGAAAAGGATTTTTGTTTGTAGAGTTTGGTGATGACACCAAAGACAAAGCCGAAGCCCAGGCCCGGAAACTCATGGACGAACTCAAAGGCAAGGACGATGCGCCTTCCATGAAGCTTTTCACCAAGGAATGGGAAAAGAAGCACCTATGGAACGTGCGCGAAGCGGGCCTCGGGGCAACCGCCCATGTACCCGGCATGGATCCCACGCATCCGGGCTGGGAAGATGCGGCCGTGGCTCCCAAAAACGTAGGTAAGTACCTGCGCGAATTCCGCGACCTGCTCGACGAATTCGGCTACGATTGCTCGCTCTACGGCCACTTCGGGCAGGGTTGCATTCATTGCCGCATTGATTTTGACTTATCCACCACACAGGGCGTACAGCAGTGGAAGGAGTTCCTGAATCGTGCGGCGCATCTGGTGGTGAAGTACGGCGGCTCCCTCTCGGGCGAGCATGGCGACGGGCAGGCGCGGGCTTCGCTCTTACCCATCATGTATGGCGACGAACTGGTCCAGGCGTTTGGCGAATTCAAAGGTATCTGGGACCCGCAGCACAAAATGAATCCCCACAAAGTGGTGGATCCCTATCGGCCCGACGAAAACCTCCGCATGGGGCCTGATTATGCTCCCGAAGAACAGGAAACGTATTTCCAGTTTCCTGATGATAATTTCTCGTTTACCAATGCGGTGTCGCGCTGTGTGGGCGTAGGCAAATGTCGTAGCGACGAGGGTGGTACCATGTGTCCCAGCTACATGGTCACACGCGAGGAAGAGGACTCTACCCGGGGGCGTTCGCGGTTGCTGTTCGAGATGCGGCGCGGCGACGTCCTGCCCGACGGCTGGCACGACGAGCACGTCAAAGAATCCCTGGAACTTTGCCTGGCTTGCAAAGCCTGCAAGAATGAATGCCCGGTCAATGTGGACATGGCTACCTATAAGGCCGAGTTTCTGGCCCATTATTACAAAGGAAAATTACGCCCCATGCCCGCCTATACCATGGGCTTGATTTACTGGTGGGCGCGAATTGCCAAGCCTATTGCTCCCATCGCCAATTTTTTTACCCAAACCGAGCCCTTCGCGACTCTGATCAAAAAAGCCGGCGGTCTCGCTCCACAGCGCAGAATGCCCACCTTTGCCAGTCAGAGCTTCGTGGACTGGTTCCGAGCCCGCACCACTAGTTTTCCGCCCGATCCAGCACCCTACTTGCATACCGATGGAGCTAAGGAATTGGAGCATGAGGATGTACCCCGCTTTCAGGAAGCTACCTACGAATCCGAAAGCAATCCGCATAACGAGGATGGCAAACGGCTCAACACCCACGCTGAAAAGCAACCCTTCACCACAAAAAGGGTATTGCTCTGGCCCGACACGTTCAACAACTACCTGCTTCCCGAAGCGGCCAAAGCCGCTGTGGAAGTGCTGGAACGGGCGGGCTATACCGTCGAGATTCCGACGAGGCCGCTTTGCTGCGGGCGTCCGCTCTACGATTTCGGAATGCTGGATTCGGCCAAACGACTCTGGGAGCAAACCATCGAACATCTCAAGCCTTACCTACAGGATGGGGTACCTATCGTGGGTTTGGAGCCAAGCTGCGTGGCGGCTTTTCGCGATGAACTGATTAATCTTTTTCCCCATAATGAAGAAGCCAAACGGTTGGCGCACAGTACGTTCATGCTGAGTGAATACCTGGTGCGGCAACAGTACGTACCGCCGCAGCTCAAGCGCAAAGCCGTCGTCCATGGCCATTGTCAGCACAAGGCGATCATGCACATGGATGCTGAGCTGGCGATCCTGAAGAAAATGGGCGTGGAATACGAGCTGCTGGATTCGGGCTGCTGCGGCATGGCGGGATCGTACGGCTTTTCGGCCGACAAGTACGACATCTCGATCCGGGCCGGGGAACGGATATTACTTCCCAAGGTACGCGAAGCCGACGCGGATACTCTGGTGATCTCCAACGGATTTAGCTGCCGGGAACAAATCGAGCAGCAGACAGAGCGCGGCGGTATGCACCTGGCGCAGGTCATTCAGATGGCTCTGCACGAAGGCCCGGCGGGCGCTGCGGGCGATTTTCCGGAAAAGATAAACTATAACAAAAGAGTATCGGCTCCCGGCCCGAAGGTACCCCTGCTCGCGTTGGTGGGTGTCGGCATTCTGGCGGGCGTGACGACCTATTTTTTACATAAAAACCATAATACATGAAATCGCAACTCATCAATGACAACGGCGAGAAGACCTACGCCCTAGTTCTGGACGATGGCGACGAGGCCATCGCCAGCATTACGAAATTTGCCAAAGAGAAAAACCTGAACGCCAGCCAGTTTACGGCCGTTGGCGCATTCAGTCGCGTGGTGACCGGATTTTTTGACTTTTCGATCAAGGACTATCGGAAAAATAAAATCGATGAACAGGTGGAGGTACTGGCACTGACGGGCGACATAGCCACGCACGAAGGTACCCCCAAAGTTCACGCGCACGTTGTGGTAGGTAAGTCCGACGGTACGGCCCACGGGGGGCATCTGCTCGAAGGGTACGCGCATCCGACACTGGAAATAATCCTGACCGAATCGCCTGCGCATTTGCGCCGCAAAATGGACGAAAACATTGGGATCGCCCTGATCGAATTGTAAGAAAGATAATTAAACGCGCTTTGGCGGAAGTTTAGTGTTAATTTGGGTTTCATCGGTGTCTTAAACTTCTGTCCTATGTCAAGTTCTACAATTGCTTCCGGTGCACCGGGGATTCCGGCGCGATGGACATCCAGTGCCAAGTCGGGGGTAGGTACGTCGATCAACGCGGCTTCCGAAGTGAGCTTTACCCTAAGCCACGGCATTGTCAACGAGGTGTATTTTCCCCGCGAGGACTCGGCCTGTATCCGTGACATGGGACTGATTGTCACGGATGGAGAAAACTTTTTCTCCGAAGAAAAACGCCACGCTATCCACGATGTTGAAACCGTAGAAGACGGGGTGCCTGCTTATATTTTAACCAATACCTGCCGCGAAGGTAACTACCGCATTACCAAGGACATCGTAACCGACCCGCTGCGTGATACGCTGGTGCAGCGCGTCAGGTTTGAGGTGTTGAAGGGGAAAAAGGAAGCATACAGCCTGTATGTGCTGTTGGCTCCGCATTTGGGTAATCGGGGCGGCGACAACAATGCCTGGCTGGGCGACTACAAGGGGGTACCTATGCTCTACGCCCAGCGCGACAATCTTTGTGTAGCCCTGGCCTGCTCGGAACCGTGGAAAAAACGGTCGGTGGGTTATGTTGGCAAGTCGGACGGTTGGCGGGATTTGCACCGACATAAACAAATGACCTGGGAATACGAACGGGCTGATGAGGGCAATGTGGCGATGACAGCCGAAATCGACTTAACCCACGCCAACCCGGATTGTGTGCTGGCTCTGGGTTTCGGACGAAACGATACCGAGGCAGGTCACCGGGCCTGGGCGAGTATTACCGATGGTTTTGAGGAAATTCAAAAAAGGTACGTCAAAGAATGGCACGATTGGCAGGAATCACTGATTTCTTTGAATTCTCCCAAAGAACGGGTAGGGGAGTTGTACCGGATCAGCGCCGCTGTACTGCGGATGCACGAATCCAAACGATTCCCAGGCGCCATGATTGCGAGTTTGTCCATCCCCTGGGGTTTCTCCAAAGGTGACGATGACATCGGCGGCTATCACCTGGTGTGGCCGCGCGACTTGGTGGAGTCATCGGGCGGGTTGCTCGCCCTGGGTGCCGATTTAACGGCTTCCCGGGTGCTGAAATATCTGTTGATCACGCAAGAACACGACGGCCATTGGTCGCAGAATATGTGGCTGGAAGGCATCCCCTATTGGAAGGGTATTCAATTGGACCAGGTAGCCCTGCCCATTCTGCTGATCGAGCTGTGCCGTTGCCACAAGGCGCTCCCCGCCCAGGTAGCCCACCACTACTGGAAAATGGTGCGGAAAGCGGTGGCGTTTCTGGTACAGAACGGCCCCGACACCCAGCAGGACCGCTGGGAGGAGGAAGCCGGCTGGACTCCCTTTACGCTGGCCACGGAAGTAGCTGCCCTGGTGGCGGCCGCTGAGTTTGCAGAAGAATATGGAGAAAAAGCGATGGCAGAGTACTGCCGACAGACCGCCGATGCCTGGAACGACCGCATTGAGGATTGGACGTACGTGACAGGTACCCCCTTGCCGAACAGGTAGGGGTAGAGGGGTACTACATCCGGATCAATCCCAGTGGGGTACCTACCTGCGATTTGAAGGGTCAGTTTCTAAAAATCAATAATTTACCTGACGATAAAGCCGAGGTGTTAGTCACTGAGCTGGTGTCGGTGGATGCCCTGGCGTTGGTGCGCTTCGGTTTGCGCGCAGCCGATGATCCCCGTATTTTGAACACCATCAAGGTCATCGATGCCGTACTGAAGGTAGATACGCCCACGGGTCCCTGCTGGTACCGCTACAACCATGATGGCTACGGCGAGCATGAGGATGGCAGTCCGTTCGATGGGACAGGAATCGGGCGTGCCTGGCCTTTGCTGACTGGCGAACGGGCTCACTACGAAATTGCCGCCGGAAACCTGAAAGGAGCCCGAAAGCTGCTCGAAACCATGGAGTCGTTTGCCAACCACGGCCTGTTTCCCGAGCAGATCTGGGATGCCGACGACCTACCCGAGCGGGAGCTTTTCTTTGGAAAATTCTCCGGCTCGGCCATGCCGCTGGTGTGGGCCCATGCGGAGTATATCAAGCTTTGTTGCTCCATCAAGGAGAAGAAAGTATTTGATCTACCCCAACCGGTGTACGCCCGCTACGTCGAAAATAAACAGGAATCTGCTCAGGTGGCCTGGCGCTTCACTCAGCCAATTACAACGCTACCGGTGGGCAGGGGGCTGCGGATTGAAACCCGGGCCGCTGCGATGATCCATTGGACAGCGGACAACTGGGAAACCTCGAAAAAAATCAGCACGCGTGATACTGGTCTGGGGATATACTTTGCCGATCTGCCGGTTCGGAAAAAGAAATCAGGGCGGATTGAATTTACGTTCTACTGGGAAGAAGCCGAATGTTGGGAAGGAAAGGATTTTACGGTTGAAATCGTGTAAGGAGGGTACCCTATGCTAGCCATACTATCAGATACGCTTTTTTTGCCTACCGCCTCCGCGGATAGTGAAGCTATGCGGGAGTTGTTTGTCTATTTTCTGTGGGCGGCGGGGGGGTGCTATTTCTGGTGATAGGTTTGGTGGTCTTTTACTCCTTACGCTACCGCCGAAAAGCAGGCGAAACGGATGAACCCCAGCAATTCCATACACACAGTGGATTGGAGATTGGCATATTGGCGGCCACAACGGGCGTAATGGGGATTTTCTTTTTCCTGACCATAACTACCATGCTGGCCGTCAACGATAACCCCGCGCCCGACCGGCCGCCCGACCTGGTCATCATCGGCCATCAGTGGTGGTGGGAGGCGCGCTATCCAAATTCGGGCGTGGTAACGGCCAACGAAATCCATATCCCCTCGGGAAAGCGGCTGCTGGTGGAAGTACGCTCGGCCGATGTGATTCACGACTGGTGGGTACCCGAACTGGGCCGCAAAATGGACATGATTCCCGGGACCGCCAACCATCTTTGGATGGAAGCCCGACATCCCGGTACCTTCCTGGGTACCTGCAGTGAATTTTGTGGTACCCAACACGCCTGGATGCGGATTCAGGTTATTGCGCAGGCGCCCGATGCTTTTGCCGCCTGGGAACGGGCCCAGTTGCAGAAGCCCACCGCTGTGAACGGAGCTGTGGCGGCGGCCGGAGAAACCCTCTTCCAGCAGAAAACCTGCGCCAACTGCCACGCAATTGCCGGAACAAAAGCGAACGCGCGCATCGGGCCCGATCTGACCCACCTGGGTAGCCGGAATACTTTGCTGACCGGAATGTTGGAAAATACCCCGGAAAACCTGACCCGCTGGCTCGATAATCCGCAACAGATAAAATCCGGCGCGCACATGCCGAATTTTATTTTTACCAAAGCGGAGGTAGAAGCTTTGGTTGAGTACCTGGAGCATTTGGATTGAGAGGTACCGGATGGATTGAAAACAAGGGTGTCCGAAAAAGCAACTCTATGGAAAAAGTCATCGTCCCAGAACCCCATGTACCTTTGCCCTCCGGCAAAACCGACCGGTCGCTGTTGCAATGGATGGCCTCGGTTGATCATAAGCAGCTGGGTATCATGTACCTGCTCACGGCTTTGCTGTTTTTTATTGCCGGCGGAATCGAAATCCTGCTGATTCGGATTCAGTTGATTACGCCCGACAATACTTTTCTGGGACCGGATTTGTACAATCAGCTATTCACGATGCACGGTACCACGATGATTTTTCTGGTACTGATGCCAACGCTGATCGGATTGGGCGTATACCTGGTACCGCTGATGATTGGCGCCAACGAGATGGCATTTCCCCGTCTGAACGCATTCAGCCTGTGGATGACCCTGCTCGGGGGACTCATCCTCTATTTCAGTTTTCTGGATGGCGGCGGCGCGCCGGCGGCAGGCTGGTTTAGCTACGCGCCGCTGAGCAGCAGCCATTATTCGTCTACCAAGGGTGTGGATTACTACTGCATTGGCCTCATTCTGACGGGAATCGGCTCAGTAACCGCCGCGCTGAACTTGGTAGTTACGATCCTGACATTGCGTATTCCCGGTATGGATTTTCGCCGGTTGCCCGTTTTTGTATGGATGATGTTCATCACCGCGTTCCTGATTCTGGCCGCCTTCCCGGTCCTGAATGCCGGCCTGGTCATGCTCCTGATCGACCGTCAGCTCAACGCCCATTTTTTCTCACCGGCTTCGGGCGGATCGGCTATCTTGTGGCAGCATTTGTTCTGGGCGTTCGGCCATCCCGAAGTCTACATTTTGGCCCTGCCGCCGTTTGGTATCATCTCCGAGGTCATTCCGGTGTTTTCCCGACAGCCCATATTCGGTTACCGGTTTCTGATCGGCTCGGGAATCGCCATTGCTTTGCTAGCCTTTGGTGTTTGGATGCACCACATGTTCGCGGTGGGGTTGGGAAATCCGATCAACGGGTTTTTTGCCGCTGGAAGTATGCTCATCGGTATTCCCACGGGTATCAAAGTTTTCAACTGGATTCTGACCATGCGCGGCGGTTCCATCCGGTTCACGACTGCCATGTTGTTTGCGGCTTCGTTTATCGTGGAGTTCACCATTGGTGGACTGAGTGGCATTTCGTTTGCGCTGGTACCGCTCGATTGGCAACTGACCGATACTTACTATGTAGTGGCCCACATCCATTATGTATTTTTGGGAGGTACCTTGTACGCAGTGTTCGCCGGTTTGTTTTACTGGTTTCCCAAAATTACCGGCCGCAAACTTTCCGAACGATTGGGCCGGATTTTCTTCTGGCTGTTCTTTTTGGGTTTCAACCTCACGTTTATGCTCCAGCACGTGCTGGGGATTCTGGGTATGCCCCGGCGGGTGTACACCTACCCCGATTTGCCCTACTTCGGCCTGTTGAACCTGCTTTCGACGGTAGGTGCTTTCCTGATGGCGGCGTCCATTGGCCTGTTCTTTTGGAATATCCTAACCAGCCTCCGCAAGGGTGAACGTGCCGGTGACGACCCCTGGAACGCCTGGACGCTGGAATGGGCCAGTTCCTCGCCACCGGCGTTGAAAAATTTCGATAAGGTACCCCCGGTACGCAGCCTGCGCCCGTTGTGGGATTTGAAACATCCCGAAAATCCGGACTGGAAGAACGAAAAATCGAAACAAACCCGTAATGAAAAATAAGCACCCAAATCCGCTCGGGGCCGACCGTGCCGACCGATTGGCCGTCGCTTCGCAACAGTACGTACCCATCCGGCGCGAACTGCCCGAACGCGCGCGGCGGCAGTATGAGCTATTGATAAAATTTTTCGTGGCGTCGGAATCGTTTTTCTTTATGGCCCTCATCATCTCTTACCTATACTACCGAGGGGTGAACCAGATGATTGATATGACGGACCAGGTTCTCAACGCCCAATCTACCGGGATGTTCACCGCGTTGCTGGTTCTGAGCAGTGGTACCCTTTGGTGGGGCCGCCACCACCTAGAAAGGCAGAAGCCTGTACGGCTGGCCTGGGGACTGGCCGCGACCATCGCCCTCGGCGCGGTGTTCCTGTACGGACAGGGCCTTGAATACGCCCATTTGCTGCGGGAAAATGTCACGGTGGATCGTAATATTTTTGGCTCGGCTTTTTTTACCCTCACCGGATTCCATGCCCTGCACGTTTTCGTAGGATTGATTCTTTTATCGATCGTCTTGATTTTGACCCTATTGGGGGACTTTACGGGTCCGCGTTCGGCCGCCGTCGCCGCCACCGAATTGTACTGGCATTTTGTGGATGTGGTCTGGCTGATTGTTTTTACTGTGGTGTACCTTATTTAATGACGACCGCGGGGCGGCTGGCGTCCCAGTGAAAGATGTTGCACGATGAATACTGAACAATTACTAACCGAAACCTGGGATTTCTCGCCCGGCCTGCTCCTGAGCATTGTGTCGATGGGGGCACTTTACGGGTATAGGATAAATTTCAGATTCACCCGCCAGAGCGTCTGGTTTTTGGCGGGACTGGCGCTGCTGCTGCTTACGCTGGCCTCGCCGCTGCATTTTTTGGGTGAAGGGTACCTGTTCAGTGCCCACATGGCGCAGCACATGCTGCTGTTGCTGGTCGTGCCGCCACTGTTGCTGGCCGGGATTCCAGCGGAGATTTTTGGAAAAAACTTTAAAGCAAAGTTTAAAATTCCTCCCGCCCTATGCTGGGTGTTGGGCGTGGCAATCATGTGGTTCTGGCATATTCCAACCATTTTCAATGCCACCATGCCGACCAATTCGGGAATTCCGATCTGTGGGATCGATGCCGGGCCGTTCGCGGGCTTGCTGCACGGAGCGCAAACCGGTACCCTGCTTGTGGCTGGTTTGTTTTTCTGTTGGCCGATCCTCTCGCCCCTCCCTTCGCACCGGCTACCCGATCTGAAGGGCATTGCCTACCTTTTCTTGGCTTGCATCGGCTGTTCGCTGTTGGGGCTGGGCATTACCTTTTCTTCTCATCAGCTATACAGTGCCTATGGTTCACCCATCGACCCGACAGGCGCGATGCATCTGGTACGCCAAACGTGGGGGATTACGCCCGCCGCCGACCAGCAAATCGGGGGCCTGCTGATGTGGGTTCCTGGCTGCTTTATCTACGTTTCGGCGGCCTTGTTTTTGCTGGGGCGGTGGTTTGGAGAGGAAAATTACAAAATCGGGCTGAGTGATTGAGCGAATACATAGAAAGAACACTATTCACTCAATCACTCAGCCCCTCATTTAAAATCAATACGATGGCAAATCAACAGCATCCATGGCTACCCGCCGAACCAAAGGAACTTCCCAAACCTACTTACTGGCCGTTTTTTCTAGCTTTGGGTGTCGTATTGATGCTGTGGGGCATTCCTACGACCTTATACATTTCCGCCCTCGGCGGCCTGATTTTCGTATTGGCCTTAGTCAGATGGATTAACCTACTTCGTCATGAGTGAACTGAAATCGCAAGTCCGACCCGAAAAGCGGCGTGCTTTCCTGACCAAACTGAGTCTCGGGCTAGGGGGCCTGGCCGCTGCGGCTGCCTCCGTTCCGGTCATTGCCGCACTGCTCAATCCCTGGCTTAGGGAAAAAAAACGCGTGTGGCGATCTGTGGGCAGGGTAGACGAATTCGAACGAGAGGGCGGTTTTAAGCTGGTAAAATACAAAGATGCCGCGCCTGATCCCTGGGCGGGATCGACCGGAAACTCCGCCGCCTGGCTCCGCCGCGATTCCGATACGGAATTCACCGCTTTTTCTATCAACTGCACCCACTTAGGCTGTCCCGTTCGCTGGGTACCTTCGTCTGAGCTGTTCATGTGCCCCTGTCACGGCGGGGTATTTTATAAAGACGGTTCAGTCGCCACCGGACCTCCGCCCAAAAGCATGGTAAAGTACCCCGTGCGGGTCAGGAATGGACAGGTGGAGATCGAAACCACCGCCATTCCGGTCACGACCAGCGTGCGGGTATAAAAAAACGCAAAAGGTACCTAGCGCAGCGCTACGGTCTTGTTGCCAGGTGTGAATTTCTCGGGTACCTTGTTTTTAATGGGGTCAATACTCATCAGGTAGGTGTAAATGGCGCCCAGGTCTTTTTCGGTCATGCCCGCATACATCATCCACGGCATGATGGTCTGCATCTCGCCGGGACCCACTTTTTGGGGCACATAGCTGCTGTCGGCGTACGCCTTGAAACGCGCCACAAAGGCTTCTTTGGTCCAGGTACCTATCCCGGTTTCTTTGTCAGGCGTAATATTGGGTGTGTGGAGGGTACCCATAGGCAGGGCAAATTCCCTTCCACCGGAGAATTTTTTCTCCGCCACAATCTGCCCCCGCTCGGCGGGGGTATGGCATTCCACGCAGCCGGCCATTGTAACGACGTACTTGCCTGTGGCCAGTTCGTCGTTGGGGTCGGGCAGGGGAGGGGTTCGGCTTTCTGGGGAATGGTATTCAGGATGAAGTTGAAAGGAAAGTCCGGCTTGGAAGCCTCGGGCTGGAACTCGATGGGTTTGAGGGTACGCAGGTAGGCCACTACACTTTTGGCGTCCTCCTCGTTCATATTCCGGTAGTAAGGGTAAGGCATGACGGGAAAGAACGCGTGACCGTCGCGGCTTACACCCGTAGTGATGGCGCGGTAAATTTCGCCGTCTGTCCAGTCACCAATGCCCGAGGGCGTAATGTTCTTGGAAGTGAACGATCCCGGGAAGCCCATCTGCTGATTGAACAATTCGCCACCTTTGCCTAGGGTACCTGGCACCAAAGGAGCCGAATACAACGTGTAATCGCGGGTACTGTGGCAATCCATGCACACAGCCACATGGT is from Salmonirosea aquatica and encodes:
- a CDS encoding glycoside hydrolase family 15 protein, which encodes MSSSTIASGAPGIPARWTSSAKSGVGTSINAASEVSFTLSHGIVNEVYFPREDSACIRDMGLIVTDGENFFSEEKRHAIHDVETVEDGVPAYILTNTCREGNYRITKDIVTDPLRDTLVQRVRFEVLKGKKEAYSLYVLLAPHLGNRGGDNNAWLGDYKGVPMLYAQRDNLCVALACSEPWKKRSVGYVGKSDGWRDLHRHKQMTWEYERADEGNVAMTAEIDLTHANPDCVLALGFGRNDTEAGHRAWASITDGFEEIQKRYVKEWHDWQESLISLNSPKERVGELYRISAAVLRMHESKRFPGAMIASLSIPWGFSKGDDDIGGYHLVWPRDLVESSGGLLALGADLTASRVLKYLLITQEHDGHWSQNMWLEGIPYWKGIQLDQVALPILLIELCRCHKALPAQVAHHYWKMVRKAVAFLVQNGPDTQQDRWEEEAGWTPFTLATEVAALVAAAEFAEEYGEKAMAEYCRQTADAWNDRIEDWTYVTGTPLPNR
- a CDS encoding enolase C-terminal domain-like protein produces the protein MSILIQKLKVSAYTVPTDGPESDGTLEWDSTTMVLVELEAGGKNGIGYTYADASVAVLINKTLRKVVEGEDALQIPAIWQKMVKAIRNNGNSGLTHMGIAAIDVALWDLKAKLLDLPLVTLLGMAKTEMLVYGSGGFTSYPTDRLQKQLGDWADAGIRYVKMKIGREPEKDVARARAAREAIGDKATLFVDANGAYSVKEAIEKAHQFDALGVTWFEEPVSSDDLAGLQFIRQHAPRAMNIAAGEYGFNLSYFERMLDAGTVDVLQADATRCGGITGFLQAATICQAHHVPFSSHCAPALHLHPAMSLPNFYIAEYFYDHVRIEKIFFDGVAEPKNGVLTPDLSRSGLGLEFKRKDAERFEI
- the coxB gene encoding cytochrome c oxidase subunit II — its product is MLFLVIGLVVFYSLRYRRKAGETDEPQQFHTHSGLEIGILAATTGVMGIFFFLTITTMLAVNDNPAPDRPPDLVIIGHQWWWEARYPNSGVVTANEIHIPSGKRLLVEVRSADVIHDWWVPELGRKMDMIPGTANHLWMEARHPGTFLGTCSEFCGTQHAWMRIQVIAQAPDAFAAWERAQLQKPTAVNGAVAAAGETLFQQKTCANCHAIAGTKANARIGPDLTHLGSRNTLLTGMLENTPENLTRWLDNPQQIKSGAHMPNFIFTKAEVEALVEYLEHLD
- a CDS encoding PPC domain-containing DNA-binding protein, which codes for MKSQLINDNGEKTYALVLDDGDEAIASITKFAKEKNLNASQFTAVGAFSRVVTGFFDFSIKDYRKNKIDEQVEVLALTGDIATHEGTPKVHAHVVVGKSDGTAHGGHLLEGYAHPTLEIILTESPAHLRRKMDENIGIALIEL
- a CDS encoding glycoside hydrolase family 15 protein translates to MDVRDRYPLAEQVGVEGYYIRINPSGVPTCDLKGQFLKINNLPDDKAEVLVTELVSVDALALVRFGLRAADDPRILNTIKVIDAVLKVDTPTGPCWYRYNHDGYGEHEDGSPFDGTGIGRAWPLLTGERAHYEIAAGNLKGARKLLETMESFANHGLFPEQIWDADDLPERELFFGKFSGSAMPLVWAHAEYIKLCCSIKEKKVFDLPQPVYARYVENKQESAQVAWRFTQPITTLPVGRGLRIETRAAAMIHWTADNWETSKKISTRDTGLGIYFADLPVRKKKSGRIEFTFYWEEAECWEGKDFTVEIV
- a CDS encoding FAD-binding and (Fe-S)-binding domain-containing protein; this encodes MKNEQQEETFTLPPVEYEKKYTHYEGMITVRAKGGPNPDQPDYAQELAAELCKSIKGEVRFDAGSRATYSTDASNYRQVPIGVVLPRDEQDVLEIVRLCHQYGAPITSRGGGTSLAGQTCNVAVILDFSKYMDKVLRIDPETRTAVVQPGCILDTLRSETEEKYNLTYGPDPATHMYNTLGGMIGNNSCGIHSVMAEFYGHGPLTVHQVESLDIVTYDGVRMTVGATSEEELYKIIAEGGRLGEIYAGLKAIRDRYAKLIREKFPQIPRRVSGFNLDFLLPEHDFNVAQALVGSEGTCVVILSAKVKLQHYIKERVLVVLGYPSAYEAGDHVPEIMQHKPTGCEGIDHKLIGYMEQKGMHPKDIQMLPEGKGFLFVEFGDDTKDKAEAQARKLMDELKGKDDAPSMKLFTKEWEKKHLWNVREAGLGATAHVPGMDPTHPGWEDAAVAPKNVGKYLREFRDLLDEFGYDCSLYGHFGQGCIHCRIDFDLSTTQGVQQWKEFLNRAAHLVVKYGGSLSGEHGDGQARASLLPIMYGDELVQAFGEFKGIWDPQHKMNPHKVVDPYRPDENLRMGPDYAPEEQETYFQFPDDNFSFTNAVSRCVGVGKCRSDEGGTMCPSYMVTREEEDSTRGRSRLLFEMRRGDVLPDGWHDEHVKESLELCLACKACKNECPVNVDMATYKAEFLAHYYKGKLRPMPAYTMGLIYWWARIAKPIAPIANFFTQTEPFATLIKKAGGLAPQRRMPTFASQSFVDWFRARTTSFPPDPAPYLHTDGAKELEHEDVPRFQEATYESESNPHNEDGKRLNTHAEKQPFTTKRVLLWPDTFNNYLLPEAAKAAVEVLERAGYTVEIPTRPLCCGRPLYDFGMLDSAKRLWEQTIEHLKPYLQDGVPIVGLEPSCVAAFRDELINLFPHNEEAKRLAHSTFMLSEYLVRQQYVPPQLKRKAVVHGHCQHKAIMHMDAELAILKKMGVEYELLDSGCCGMAGSYGFSADKYDISIRAGERILLPKVREADADTLVISNGFSCREQIEQQTERGGMHLAQVIQMALHEGPAGAAGDFPEKINYNKRVSAPGPKVPLLALVGVGILAGVTTYFLHKNHNT